The Candidatus Hydrogenedentota bacterium genome includes a region encoding these proteins:
- a CDS encoding single-stranded DNA-binding protein, with amino-acid sequence MKLIGIARLGRDAEIRHTASGKQVASLALAYDYGMKDDGTGKKPTQWVSASLWGDQAGRLQSYLTKGTALLVTLRDVHIEPGNGDYGPKLVGTVADVEFVPKQRDSNTAPANPAPRKPTPAPKSASFDDDDIPF; translated from the coding sequence ATGAAACTGATCGGAATTGCCCGCCTCGGCCGAGACGCAGAAATCCGCCACACGGCTAGCGGCAAGCAGGTCGCGTCACTGGCGTTGGCATACGACTACGGAATGAAGGATGACGGAACCGGAAAGAAGCCGACGCAATGGGTATCCGCCTCTCTATGGGGCGACCAAGCCGGACGCCTGCAATCGTACTTGACCAAGGGAACCGCGCTTCTTGTCACCCTGCGCGATGTGCATATCGAGCCGGGCAACGGCGACTACGGGCCGAAGCTCGTCGGCACCGTCGCGGATGTCGAGTTCGTGCCGAAGCAGCGCGACAGTAACACGGCACCGGCAAATCCTGCGCCACGGAAGCCGACGCCGGCACCGAAATCCGCCAGTTTTGACGACGACGACATACCGTTTTGA